A genomic segment from Rhodothermaceae bacterium encodes:
- a CDS encoding S8 family serine peptidase, translated as MRKIVFFVLLFAIPHLATAQEKTKYWIFLADKQDISGKNTQVEEGYLTDKAITRRAQRGEARSAPMFVLQDAPISQVYEADLQESGLKIEQRSRWLNAVTALLGEEEAERITALPYVRSIRPVARLSPAVLPRTPVSPVIPARVSSNCPSSLLGDSCTQLDVVNAIPAIERGINGSGVTLGLIDTNFSSDPTPPFSHPSLTHIRTNDRLKGVRDFTQRDSSQPCLGTNSHGMAVASVAVGYDEGQIIGPGHGANIYAAVTECAPYERNIEEDNFVVAVEWMEAEGVDVITSSLGYFDFDLGQQSYTKDDLDGDTGLTTIVMDWAASRGIIPITSAGNSGREGPQTIGTPADGDSVIAVGAVWADGPVVSFSSRGPTADGRIKPDVSAQGIEVYLAAGARNYNFSQGTSFSAPMVAGIVTQILQVNPDLGPREVWHVLTSTASQANSPNNDLGWGIVDADAAIMQAIALNRSDDILPIPSDLTIHTPYPNPFQDVVHFTIEAVQPVSHARLVIIDVLGREVGTVYEGPIRTGGMPLQFDGAHLPPGVYAYTLDFDGRTRSGMLTRLGY; from the coding sequence ATGCGCAAAATTGTCTTCTTCGTGCTTCTGTTCGCTATCCCCCATCTTGCAACCGCTCAGGAAAAAACTAAATACTGGATCTTTCTGGCGGATAAGCAAGATATTTCCGGCAAGAATACACAAGTCGAGGAGGGCTATTTGACTGATAAGGCGATCACTCGCCGCGCTCAACGTGGAGAGGCAAGGTCCGCACCTATGTTTGTCTTACAGGATGCCCCAATCTCCCAGGTATACGAGGCAGATCTTCAAGAAAGCGGCCTCAAGATTGAGCAGCGTAGTCGCTGGTTGAATGCGGTCACTGCACTGCTAGGTGAAGAGGAGGCTGAACGAATTACAGCTCTTCCCTATGTGCGAAGCATACGACCCGTCGCACGTCTGTCCCCTGCCGTGCTGCCACGTACACCGGTATCCCCCGTCATTCCCGCAAGAGTTTCATCGAACTGCCCTTCAAGCCTTTTGGGAGATTCCTGCACCCAACTGGATGTCGTCAATGCAATTCCAGCGATTGAGCGCGGGATTAATGGAAGTGGGGTTACTTTGGGATTAATTGATACCAACTTTAGCTCAGATCCAACACCCCCTTTCAGCCATCCTTCATTGACACATATTCGTACGAATGATCGGCTCAAAGGGGTCCGTGACTTCACACAACGCGATTCATCACAACCTTGTCTCGGGACGAATAGCCACGGAATGGCCGTTGCGTCTGTTGCGGTGGGATATGACGAAGGTCAGATCATTGGCCCTGGTCACGGTGCAAACATTTATGCGGCGGTAACAGAATGTGCTCCTTATGAGCGCAACATCGAAGAAGATAACTTTGTCGTAGCGGTGGAATGGATGGAGGCCGAAGGAGTAGACGTGATCACCTCTTCGTTGGGGTACTTCGATTTTGACCTCGGCCAACAAAGTTACACGAAGGATGATCTTGACGGTGACACTGGACTAACGACCATCGTGATGGATTGGGCAGCAAGCCGCGGGATTATTCCCATCACCAGTGCGGGAAATTCCGGCCGGGAGGGTCCACAAACTATTGGCACCCCTGCGGACGGAGATTCGGTAATTGCAGTGGGTGCGGTGTGGGCAGACGGCCCGGTAGTTTCTTTCAGCAGTCGCGGACCAACGGCTGATGGCCGCATAAAACCTGATGTGTCCGCACAGGGAATTGAAGTATATCTGGCTGCAGGAGCAAGAAATTATAACTTTTCACAGGGAACATCCTTTTCCGCTCCAATGGTTGCAGGAATCGTCACTCAGATTCTTCAAGTCAATCCAGATCTTGGACCAAGAGAGGTATGGCACGTTTTAACTTCAACCGCCAGTCAAGCCAACTCACCAAATAATGACCTTGGTTGGGGAATCGTAGATGCTGACGCTGCAATTATGCAGGCGATCGCACTCAACCGTTCCGATGATATCCTCCCCATTCCGAGCGACCTGACCATCCATACACCTTATCCGAACCCGTTTCAGGATGTGGTTCATTTCACCATTGAGGCAGTTCAGCCCGTCTCCCATGCTCGACTGGTGATTATTGATGTACTCGGGCGAGAAGTGGGAACCGTGTATGAAGGACCGATCCGAACGGGAGGGATGCCTCTGCAATTTGATGGGGCTCATCTGCCTCCGGGTGTTTATGCCTATACGCTGGATTTTGATGGTCGAACGCGGTCGGGTATGCTAACCCGCTTGGGATACTGA
- a CDS encoding cytidine deaminase → MKNSWDIDPLRHYVQEAALRSFTPYSGLPRAALVLMSDGAWACGVRIENASYSLVIPALSSALVSTASIGRKDIVAILFSGPVKQEEKIAILQTVTPSLDQLDKDFFGTPGCTYRIGNQLTVGKQFSKPIDPNTGIRLARHAAEYADIPESNFPVGAIAVTDELQYFQGANIEYPDWTRILCAERAAIATAMSAGASTIRSIYVSCPKSTAASPCGACRQVLYEVAPESDVWFDRGNQAPKCFRTKDLLPEAFRLTNPHRASP, encoded by the coding sequence ATGAAAAATTCTTGGGATATTGACCCACTGCGACATTATGTCCAGGAAGCCGCACTGCGCTCCTTTACCCCCTACTCCGGCCTACCAAGAGCAGCACTGGTGCTTATGTCAGATGGAGCCTGGGCATGTGGGGTTCGGATCGAAAATGCTTCTTACTCTCTAGTTATCCCTGCCCTGTCTTCTGCGCTGGTTAGTACGGCCTCAATTGGGAGAAAAGATATTGTAGCCATTCTTTTCAGTGGTCCCGTAAAACAGGAGGAGAAAATCGCCATCCTTCAAACCGTTACCCCATCTCTGGATCAATTGGATAAAGACTTTTTTGGCACGCCAGGGTGTACCTATCGGATCGGTAATCAACTCACCGTGGGTAAGCAATTTTCCAAACCGATCGATCCAAACACCGGAATTCGCCTCGCAAGGCACGCAGCGGAGTATGCCGATATACCGGAATCAAATTTCCCAGTAGGTGCAATTGCTGTTACGGATGAGCTTCAATATTTCCAAGGTGCCAATATTGAGTACCCTGACTGGACACGAATACTTTGTGCCGAACGTGCAGCTATTGCGACAGCGATGAGTGCAGGAGCATCAACCATTCGAAGTATCTATGTTTCCTGCCCAAAATCAACGGCAGCTAGCCCCTGCGGGGCCTGCAGGCAGGTACTATACGAAGTGGCTCCCGAGTCCGATGTCTGGTTTGATCGGGGCAATCAAGCGCCCAAGTGTTTTCGTACCAAGGATCTCCTGCCAGAAGCGTTTCGTTTGACGAACCCTCATCGTGCGTCACCATAG